The DNA sequence CGGCCCTGGAAAAGAGTGGCGCGGACGTTGTGTACGGGAATAGGGGGCTCATCGACGCCGACGGGCGATGGCTAGGGGAGCGCAGGCTGAGCCCCTTCCTTCCGTACTTTTCTCGCCGCGGCATGCTCTACGGCGGGTTCGGAGTCTACCAGCCGGCAGCGTTCTGGACAAAGCGGCTCTATGACAGCGTCGGCGGGGTTGACCCAACCTTTCGATTCGCCATGGACACGGACCTATTTGTCAAATTCGCCCTGGCAGGGGCGAGGTTCAAGTTCATCCGGCGCGAGCTTGTCTACTTCCGCGTCCATGAGGCATCAAAGACATCCACTATCAAGGACACGGCCAGGAAGGAGTGGGCGAGTATCTCCTCATACGTCCCGCCACGGCCAGCGGCATACAAACTCGCGGTCCGCAGCATCTGCCGGGCCTGGCGTCTGGGTTACGATATAGTGGACACGGGCGGCCGCTACCAGTTCGGCCGCCTCAAAGACAAGTACAGGTTCGTCCCTTGATCCCTAATCTGCGTAATCGGCGTAATCTGCGGAAATATTCTTCATGATAATTCTGGGTTTCAATGCGTTTCATGGGGACGCCTCAGCCGCTATCTTCCGAGACGGCGAGCTGGTGGCGGCGGTGGAGGAGGAGCGGTTCACCCGGGTCAAGCACGAGGCGGGATTCCCGTCCCGTGCGATCAGGTACTGCCTCGAGACTGCCGGCGTGCGGCCCGAGGAGATCGACCACGTGGCGATTCCACGGAAGCGTTCGGCGCACCTGGCCCGGAAGGCCCTGTGGGCCGCCCGGATGCCTTCGCTGGCGCTGGACAGGGCGAAGGTTTGGAAGAAGTTCGGCACTGTGCAGGACCTCCTCGCAGCCGCTGTTGATGTGCCGGCGGCACGGCTCAAGGCGCAGTACCACTACGTTGAGCACCACGTCGCGCACGCCGCAAGCTCGTTTTACGCTTCGCCGTTCGAAAGCGCTTCGGTCCTGTCTCTGGACGGGCTTGGCGACTTCGCCAGCATGCTCTGGGGAACGGGGAAGGGGCGAGACATGTCGGCGGAGGGCTTCACGCTATTCCCCAACTCTCTGGGCATTTTCTACACGGCCATAACGCAGTACCTGGGACTCTGGAGCTACGGCGACGAGTACAAGGTCATGGGCCTTGCGGCGTACGGCGAGCCTAAGTACAAGGAGATGTTCGACAAGCTGGTCCGCGCGCACAATGACCTGACCTTCAGCCTTGACCTGAGGTACTTCGCCCACCACAAGGGCGGGCCGGAGATGTCCTGGCCCGAAGGCGAGCCCAAGATCGGGAAGCTCTTTTCAGCGGAGCTTGAAAAGGCTCTCGGACCCGCGCGCGTCCCTCGCGGCCCCGTGGAGAAGCATCACCAGGACGTGGCGGCCACCCTCCAGTGGCGGACGGAAGAGGTCCTGTTCGTCCTGATGAACCAGCTTTTCAAGCGCACCGGCAACGCGAACCTCTGCTACGCGGGCGGCGTCGCGTTCAACTGCTCGGCCAACGGCAAGATATTCGACCGCACGCCGTTCAGGGACATTTACATACAGCCCGCCGCGGGAGACGCAGGGCTGGCGATAGGCGCGTCCCTGTACGTCTACCACCAGGTGCTCGGCCAGCCGCGCAAGGTGCGAATGACCCACTCTTACTGGGGACCGGAATACGGCGTCGACCGGATGGAGGCGGCCCTGAAGGCGCAGACCGTCAGCTATAAGAGGCTCGCCATGCCCAGCCTGATCGACCGCACCGCCCAGCACATCGAGGCGGGGAAGGTCGTGGGCTGGTACCAGGGCCGAAGCGAGTGGGGTCCCAGGGCGCTCGGTGACCGCAGTATCGTCGCCGACCCACGCCGACCGGACATGCAGGATATCCTCAACCGTCGCATCAAGATGCGCGAGACCTTCCGGCCGTTCGCGCCGTCCGTCCTGGCGACGCGCACAGGCGAGTGGTTCGAAAAGGACTTTCCATCGCCGTTCATGCTGATGACCTACCCGGTGAGGGAAGAGAAGCGCGCGCAGATTCCGGCGCCGACGCACGTGGACGGCACGGGCAGGCTGCAGACGGTAACGAAGGACGCCAACCCGCTGTACTGGGACCTTATCAGCGCGTTCGACCGCCTGACAGGAGTTCCGATGGTGCTGAACACCTCATTCAACGAAAGCGAGCCCATAGTGAACACGCCGGAAGAGGCGGTGGCGTGCTTCCTGCGGACAAAGATGGACGTGCTGGCGATGGGCCCGTTCATGGTGGAGCGCAACGGCGCGGAGGAGCCGTGAAGGTCCTCCACATCATCCCGAGTTTCGCGCCCGGGTGGCGCTACGGCGGGCCAATCGTCGCCGGCCTCGGCATGACGAAGGCGCTCGTGAGGCTCGGACACGAGGTGACCGTCTTCACCACCAACATCGACGGCCCCGGCGTCCTTGACGTACCGACGGGCGAGGCTGTGGACCTGGACGGCGTGAAAGTATGGTACTTCCCGGTGCAGCGTCCCCGGTGGTACTGCTACTCCAGCGGGCTCGCCAGGGCGCTGAAGGAGCGCGTGCAGGAGTTCGACGTCGTGCATATCCACTCCGTCTTCCTGTGGCCAACGACGGTCGCTGCCGCCTGGTGCCGCCGGTACGAGGTACCGTACATTCTCCGGCCGGCGGGGATGCTGAGCCCGGCAATGCTCTCGAAGGCGTACGCCGGCTCGAAGGCTTCGATGCTCAGCAAGGTGCGGAAAAACATCTACCTGAAGTCGTTTGGCCGGTCGGACATCAACCGCGCTTCAGCCATACACTTCACCTCCCAGGCGGAAAAGGACGCCACCGACCGCATGCGGCTGAAGCCGCCCAGGCGTGTCCTCCCGCTCGGCGTGGAGCTCCCCGGGGAGTCGGTGACAACTCCCGTCGCTGGGCTGCGTTCGCGGTACCCCGAGCTGGCCGACAAGAAGATCGTGTTGCACCTCTCGCGCCTCGACCCGGTTAAGGGGATGGACATCCTGGTCCCCGCGTTGGCCGAGCTGGCAAAGACTAAGGAATTCGCGTTTGTCATCGCCGGGATCGGAGACAAGCCGTACGAAGACCAGGTCAGGGCGATGGTCGATTCGAGCGGCCTGACCTCGCAGACGGTCTTTACGGGGCTGGTGGACGCCGAGCAGAAGTGGTCGTACTTCGCGGACGCGGATGTGTTTGTGCTTCCATCCTACCACGAGAACTTCGGCGTGGCGGTCGTTGAGGCGATGGCATCCGGCCTGCCGGTGGTGATTTCCGATCGCGTGAACATCTGGCACGAGGTGAAGGACGCCGGCGCGGGCGTCGTCACCGGCATGAGCCCCATAGAAGTCGCGGAGGCGCTGGCGCTCCTGCTTGACAACGCAGAGCTGCGGCAGCGCATGGGCGCGAACGGCCGCCAGCTCGTGGCGGAGAAGTTCACGTGGGACATCGCTGCAAAAAGGATCGCAGGGCTATATGAGCAAGTGGCTCCGAGACGAGCACCAACCGTCACGTGAAGTCCTTGTAGGGGCGCCCCGATTCATCGGGGCGCCCGCGCCCTGCCAGGGCACGACATTGCGTTCACAACGTAACGGGCGCACTGCTGTGCGCCCCTACAAGGATTTTCGCCAATGAAAGGTCTGCGCAATTTGCGGTTAATATCTCCGTGAATCTCACTGTCATCGTCCTCACCCTCAACGAGGAGGCCAACCTCCCGGACTGCCTCGCCAGCCTCAAGCCGCTGGCGGCGGAGATCGTCGTCGTCGACTCCGGCAGCACGGACCGCACCGTGGAGATCGCCGAGAGCTTCGGCGCAAGGGTCGTAACGCACCAGTTCGAGACACAAGCGCGCCAGCTCAACTGGGCGCTCGACAACGTGCCCATGAGCGGCGAGTGGGTCATCCGGCTGGACGCAGACGAGCGGCTCACGCCGGAGCTGGCGAAGGAGCTCCCCGTCTCGCTGCCCAAGATGGATGCCGCCGTCACCGGCCTCTACGTAAAGCGCCGCGTCTTCTTCATGGGCAAGTGGATACGCCGCGGGGGGTACTATCCCACGTGGATACTGCGAGCATGGCGCTGCGGCAAGGCCAGGGCCGAGGACAGGCCGATGGACGAGCACATGGTGCTGAGCCAGGGCAGGGCGGGCAAGCTGCGGCACGATATCCGGGAGGATAACCGGAAGGGGCTTTTCCACTGGATCGCCCGCCACAACGGCTACGCGCGGCGCGAGGCCCAGACGATCATGGCCCCGCCCGCGGACAACGAGGTCAAGCCGTCCCTGCGCGGTGGGCCGGTCGCGCGGAGGCGCTGGCTCAAGGTCAAGGTATATGGCCGCATGCCCCTGTTTGTCCGCCCTGTGATATATTTCCTCTTCCGGTACTTCATACAGCTTGGATTCCTGGATGGGAGACAGGGGCTCGTCTTCCACTTCCTCCAGGGCTTCTGGTACCGTTTCCTGGTGGATGCATACATCCTTGAAGCGCGGCGCGAAGCCAAACGGTCATAACTCTGTTCAAACTTTGCGTTCTCTGCGAACCCTGCGATTAATCTCCCCTCCGAGGTCACATGGTCAAACGCGCGCTGATTAGCGGCATCACCGGCCAGGACGGCTCCTACCTCGCCGAGCTCCTCCTCCACAAGGGGTACGAGGTGCACGGCCTCATCCGCAAGGCCAGCACGTTCAACACCGACAGAATCGACCATATCTACCGCGACCCGCACGAGGCGGGCGTCAGGCTCTTCCTGCACTACGGCGACCTGGCGAACCTTGAGCAGATATCCAACATCATCTACAACATCCGCCCTGAAGAGGTCTACCACCTGGGCGCGCAGTCGCACGTCCAGGTGAGCTTCGAGATGCCCGGGTACACCGGCGACGTGACGGGGCTGGGGACGACGCGGATTCTGGAGGCGATGAGGCGCAGCGGCAGCACTGCGCGCTTCTACCAGGCCTCCTCCAGCGAGATGTTCGGCAACAGCCCGCCGCCGCAGAGCGAACGCACGGCGTTCGCGCCGCGCAGCCCGTACGCAATCGCAAAGCTGTACGCTTACTGGATGGCCGTCAACTACCGCGAGGGCTACAAGATGTTCGCCTCCAACGGCATCCTCTTCAACCACGAGAGCCCGCGCCGCGGAGAGACGTTCGTTACCCGCAAGATCGCCCGCGCCGTCGCGCGTATCAAGGCGGGCAAGCAGGACAAGGTGTACCTCGGCAATAAGGACGCCAAGCGCGACTGGGGCTACGCGCCCGAGTACGTCGAGGTCATGTGGAAGATCCTCCAGCAGGAGAAGCCCGACGACTACGTCATCGGCACCGGCGAGGCGCACACCGTGGGCGAATTCGTCGAGGCGGCCTTCGGCTACGCCGGACTGGACTGGAAGCCGCACGTCGCCGTCGACAAGCGCTATCTGCGCCCCACGGAGGTCAACCACCTCACGGCGGACACTACCAAGGCGCGCGAGGAGCTTGGGTGGTCGCCGCGCATCGGCTTCACGGACCTGGTGAAGATTATGGTAGACGCTGAGCTCGAGGCGGTCGGCCTCAAGCCCCCCGGCGATGGGATCAGGGCCGTCAAGACGAAGTTCGACGGCTGGCACAAGTGGGGTAACTGATGACCTTCTGGACCAACAAGAGAATTACGGTCACAGGCGGCGCAGGCTTTCTAGGCTCCGCCCTGTGCGACAACCTGCTGCGGAGCGGCGCGTCCAACATCTTCGTCCCACGCAGCAAGCGGTACGACCTGCGTGAAAAGGCCGACATCGTCCGTATGCTCCAGGACGCTCGGCCCGAATACCTTATCCACGCCGCTGCGATCGCGGGCGGCATCGGCGCGAACATGGCC is a window from the SAR202 cluster bacterium genome containing:
- a CDS encoding glycosyltransferase produces the protein MADPLVSIITPSYNSAAFLEQTILGVAAQTYRNIEYIIVDGGSTDGTVDIIKQHAGTVTKWVSEKDGGQADALRKGLEMASGEILAWVNSDDVYPPIAVQTAVTALEKSGADVVYGNRGLIDADGRWLGERRLSPFLPYFSRRGMLYGGFGVYQPAAFWTKRLYDSVGGVDPTFRFAMDTDLFVKFALAGARFKFIRRELVYFRVHEASKTSTIKDTARKEWASISSYVPPRPAAYKLAVRSICRAWRLGYDIVDTGGRYQFGRLKDKYRFVP
- a CDS encoding glycosyltransferase encodes the protein MKVLHIIPSFAPGWRYGGPIVAGLGMTKALVRLGHEVTVFTTNIDGPGVLDVPTGEAVDLDGVKVWYFPVQRPRWYCYSSGLARALKERVQEFDVVHIHSVFLWPTTVAAAWCRRYEVPYILRPAGMLSPAMLSKAYAGSKASMLSKVRKNIYLKSFGRSDINRASAIHFTSQAEKDATDRMRLKPPRRVLPLGVELPGESVTTPVAGLRSRYPELADKKIVLHLSRLDPVKGMDILVPALAELAKTKEFAFVIAGIGDKPYEDQVRAMVDSSGLTSQTVFTGLVDAEQKWSYFADADVFVLPSYHENFGVAVVEAMASGLPVVISDRVNIWHEVKDAGAGVVTGMSPIEVAEALALLLDNAELRQRMGANGRQLVAEKFTWDIAAKRIAGLYEQVAPRRAPTVT
- the gmd gene encoding GDP-mannose 4,6-dehydratase; the protein is MVKRALISGITGQDGSYLAELLLHKGYEVHGLIRKASTFNTDRIDHIYRDPHEAGVRLFLHYGDLANLEQISNIIYNIRPEEVYHLGAQSHVQVSFEMPGYTGDVTGLGTTRILEAMRRSGSTARFYQASSSEMFGNSPPPQSERTAFAPRSPYAIAKLYAYWMAVNYREGYKMFASNGILFNHESPRRGETFVTRKIARAVARIKAGKQDKVYLGNKDAKRDWGYAPEYVEVMWKILQQEKPDDYVIGTGEAHTVGEFVEAAFGYAGLDWKPHVAVDKRYLRPTEVNHLTADTTKAREELGWSPRIGFTDLVKIMVDAELEAVGLKPPGDGIRAVKTKFDGWHKWGN
- a CDS encoding carbamoyltransferase codes for the protein MIILGFNAFHGDASAAIFRDGELVAAVEEERFTRVKHEAGFPSRAIRYCLETAGVRPEEIDHVAIPRKRSAHLARKALWAARMPSLALDRAKVWKKFGTVQDLLAAAVDVPAARLKAQYHYVEHHVAHAASSFYASPFESASVLSLDGLGDFASMLWGTGKGRDMSAEGFTLFPNSLGIFYTAITQYLGLWSYGDEYKVMGLAAYGEPKYKEMFDKLVRAHNDLTFSLDLRYFAHHKGGPEMSWPEGEPKIGKLFSAELEKALGPARVPRGPVEKHHQDVAATLQWRTEEVLFVLMNQLFKRTGNANLCYAGGVAFNCSANGKIFDRTPFRDIYIQPAAGDAGLAIGASLYVYHQVLGQPRKVRMTHSYWGPEYGVDRMEAALKAQTVSYKRLAMPSLIDRTAQHIEAGKVVGWYQGRSEWGPRALGDRSIVADPRRPDMQDILNRRIKMRETFRPFAPSVLATRTGEWFEKDFPSPFMLMTYPVREEKRAQIPAPTHVDGTGRLQTVTKDANPLYWDLISAFDRLTGVPMVLNTSFNESEPIVNTPEEAVACFLRTKMDVLAMGPFMVERNGAEEP
- a CDS encoding glycosyltransferase family 2 protein, producing the protein MNLTVIVLTLNEEANLPDCLASLKPLAAEIVVVDSGSTDRTVEIAESFGARVVTHQFETQARQLNWALDNVPMSGEWVIRLDADERLTPELAKELPVSLPKMDAAVTGLYVKRRVFFMGKWIRRGGYYPTWILRAWRCGKARAEDRPMDEHMVLSQGRAGKLRHDIREDNRKGLFHWIARHNGYARREAQTIMAPPADNEVKPSLRGGPVARRRWLKVKVYGRMPLFVRPVIYFLFRYFIQLGFLDGRQGLVFHFLQGFWYRFLVDAYILEARREAKRS